In bacterium, the sequence CGGCAGCCTCGAGGACCGTCATGGACTCGATCATCTCCAGCACCTTCTGACCGTTCTCGCTCAGCTTGATTTCTTCGGACATTTCCGTCTCTCCTTGTATGTCGACGCCGCCACGGGCGTCTCAGTGTTCGTGATCAACGAGTGAGTCGTTCTCGAGCTCCTCAGGACGCCTTCTGCTTCGCGACCGCGTCTGTGGCGCGCGCCAAGGCGCTTAGCACACCGCTGGTCACGCAGGCGATGCCGCTGAGCGGCGAGTTGATGCTGCCCATCATCTTCGCGTAGAGTACGTCGCGACTCGGAATCAAGGACAAGGCGACGACCTGGGCCGGGGACAGGAAACCCCCGTCCATGAAGCCACCCCTCACTTCGAGGGTCGCGACATCCTTGGCGAAGTCGACTACCAGCCTGGCCGGGTCGACCTGGCTCTCGGGTCCCATGATCAGCGCGATCGGGCCCGAGAGATGCTCCTTGAGTTGAGGCAAATCCGCCTTGTCGGCGGCGATCTTCGCGAGGCGGTTCTTCACCACCCGGCAGACGACGTGTTTTTCCCTGCACTTGGCTCGGAATTCGGTCATCTGCGCCACCGTGGTCCCCGAGTAGTCGGCCAGAACTGTGCTCTGGGCGGACTGGAGATGGGCGGCGATCGCCTCGACCTGGGCGATTTTTTCCGGACGTGCCATGCGGCACCCTCCTTATCTATCCGCGCGGCCGCGGGGCCGCGCCAGCATGCCTACTAGCGGTTCATGGCGACGTGGTCGACGCGTATGCCCGGCGTCATGGTCCCCGAGATGAAGACCGAGCCGACGTACGGGCCCTTTACCGAAGCCGGTTTCACGCGAATCAGCTCCTTGTACAGCGTCCGGACGTTCTCCAGGAGATCGTCCGTGCTGAAGGATCGTTTGCCGACCGCCACGTGAATGATGCCCGCCTTGTCGACGCGGTACTCCACGCGACCGGCCTTGGCCTCTCGGACCGCCTTGTCCACATCCATCGTCACCGTGCCGACCTTGGGATTGGGCATCAGCCCGCGCGGACCGAGGATACGGCCCCGCTTGCCGAGCTCGCCCATCATGTCGGGCGTGGCGATGATGACGTCCACGTCTGTCCAGCCGTTGTCGATCTTGGCGAGGAACTCGTCGGCTCCCACCATGTCGGCTCCGGCTTCCTGCGCCTCCTGTTCCTTGGGGCCGCGGGTGATTACGAGCACCCGCACGTCCTTGCCCGTTCCCTTGGGCAGTACGACGGTCCCGCGCACGTTCTGATCCGCGTGCCGGGGGTTGACGTTGAGCCTGACGGCCATGTCAACGGATTCGTCGAACTTCACCCTGGGCAGGGATTCCAGGAGTGACAGGGCCTCCTCGAGGGCGTAGGTCCTGGTTCTGTCGACCAGCTCCCTGCCCTGCCGCCATGTCTTGCCGTGCTTCATTTCTACTCCCTGTGACTGTGATGGGTCGAAGGGGCTTTCGCCTCCCGCTTCTCCGGTGCCGATGGCCGCGCGGGCCCCGACGCCGTGTCTTCCCAGTCTGGAACCGGATTCCCTAACGGACCTCCAGTCCCATGCTGCGAGCTGTGCCGGCGATGATCTTCATCGCCGCCTCGATGGTCCCGGCGTTGAGGTCCACCATCTTCATCTCCGCGATCTCGCGGATCTGCTGTGGCGTCACCCTGCCGCAGACCGTCTTGCTCGGCTCACTGCTGCCGGATTCGAGACCGGCCGCCTTCTTGAGCAGGATAGAGGCAGGAGGAGTCTTGGTAATGAACGAGAAACTCCGGTCCTGATAGATCGTGATGACCGCTGGGATCACCAGGCCCATCTGTTCCTTCGTGCGCTCGTTGAACGCGTTGCAGAATTCCATGATGCTCACGCCATGCTGGCCGAGCGCCGGTCCCACCGGAGGGGCGGGATTGGCCTTGCCGGCCTGGATCTGCAACTTGATCTGAGCGAGGACTTTCTTGGCCATTCGTTTGCTCCTGCTGCTTTCCCGGAAGCCCTTCCGTGACCGCGGGATTGGTATCGCGCAGTCCACATGCGCACCAGTGCGGCCCGGAGGCTTCCCACTCTATGATCACATCCGCGCGGGCGAGAGATACCCTGCGGATCCGCGACGGCGAAACCAGACATTCCGCGCGCCGCAGGAGAAACGGCCGTCAGATTTCCTTCACTTGCAAGAAATCCAGTTCGACCGGCGTCTCCGAACCGAAGATCGAGATCATCACCTTCAGCTTGCCCTTGTCCTGATTGATCTCGTTGATGACCCCCACCCAGTCGGAGAAGGGGCCGTCGATCACCTGCACGCTGTCGCCCACCTGGTAGGGGATCTCCAGCACGCTGCCGCCCTCCTCGGCCTTGTTCGTGCGGTCCAGGATGCGGTCGACCTCCACGGAGGAGATCGGCTGCGGCCTCAGCTGGGTGCCACCGATGAAACGCGTGACGCCGGGGATCGAGTTGATGAAGTGCTGCGTTTCCTTTGTCATGACCATCTCGACGAGCACGTAGCTCGGGAAGAACTTCCGCTTCGACGTGGTGCGCTTCCCGTTGCGCATCTCGGTGACGTCCTGGGTCGCGACCAGGATGTCGCCGAACAGCTCTTCCAGGTCGTTGGCCTTGATGGCCATCTCGATGTTGCGCCGGACCTTGTCCTCGTGGCCCGTGTTGGCATGGATCACGTACCAGCGCATGCCCTTGGCGCGCTTCTCCGCCTCGAGGGCCTCCGCGGGCGAGGACGGGGCGGCGGCCGCTGCCACCTTCTCGTCGGCGGCATCGGCCTCCGGGATTACCGGTGCAGCGGCCTCTTCGT encodes:
- the rplJ gene encoding 50S ribosomal protein L10, producing the protein MARPEKIAQVEAIAAHLQSAQSTVLADYSGTTVAQMTEFRAKCREKHVVCRVVKNRLAKIAADKADLPQLKEHLSGPIALIMGPESQVDPARLVVDFAKDVATLEVRGGFMDGGFLSPAQVVALSLIPSRDVLYAKMMGSINSPLSGIACVTSGVLSALARATDAVAKQKAS
- the rplA gene encoding 50S ribosomal protein L1; its protein translation is MKHGKTWRQGRELVDRTRTYALEEALSLLESLPRVKFDESVDMAVRLNVNPRHADQNVRGTVVLPKGTGKDVRVLVITRGPKEQEAQEAGADMVGADEFLAKIDNGWTDVDVIIATPDMMGELGKRGRILGPRGLMPNPKVGTVTMDVDKAVREAKAGRVEYRVDKAGIIHVAVGKRSFSTDDLLENVRTLYKELIRVKPASVKGPYVGSVFISGTMTPGIRVDHVAMNR
- the rplK gene encoding 50S ribosomal protein L11; protein product: MAKKVLAQIKLQIQAGKANPAPPVGPALGQHGVSIMEFCNAFNERTKEQMGLVIPAVITIYQDRSFSFITKTPPASILLKKAAGLESGSSEPSKTVCGRVTPQQIREIAEMKMVDLNAGTIEAAMKIIAGTARSMGLEVR
- the nusG gene encoding transcription termination/antitermination protein NusG, giving the protein MRWYVIHANTGHEDKVRRNIEMAIKANDLEELFGDILVATQDVTEMRNGKRTTSKRKFFPSYVLVEMVMTKETQHFINSIPGVTRFIGGTQLRPQPISSVEVDRILDRTNKAEEGGSVLEIPYQVGDSVQVIDGPFSDWVGVINEINQDKGKLKVMISIFGSETPVELDFLQVKEI